A window from Macaca thibetana thibetana isolate TM-01 chromosome 7, ASM2454274v1, whole genome shotgun sequence encodes these proteins:
- the PIERCE2 gene encoding piercer of microtubule wall 2 protein: MTDRDWDKKSTSLANSDTEMKSEQLPPCVNPGNPVFSCMLDPKTLQTATSLSKPQMIMYKTNSSHYGEFLPMPQFFPCKYTPKEQVFSSHIRATGFYQNNTLNTAPDRTRTLDFPNIQHTL, from the exons ATGACAGACCGCGACTGG gaCAAGAAAAGTACTTCACTTGCAAATTCAGACACAGAAATGAAATCTGAACAACTGCCTCCTTGTGTGAACCCTGGCAATCCTGTGTTTTCATGTATGTTGGATCCGAAGACACTCCAGACAGCCACCTCACTATCAAAACCTCAGATGATTATGTATAAAACCAATTCAAGTCATTATGGTGAATTTCTACCTATGCCACAGTTTTTCCCCTGCAAATATACTCCAAAGGAGCAAGTATTTTCAAGCCATATCAGAGCaactggattttatcaaaataacACTCTAAATACTGCACCTGACAGAACCAGAACTCTTGATTTTCCTAATATTCAACACACTctatga